A single window of Deltaproteobacteria bacterium DNA harbors:
- a CDS encoding saccharopine dehydrogenase NADP-binding domain-containing protein yields the protein MFADWLIYGANGYTTELVLELLAARGLHPILAGRREESIRPIAEKFGLAYRLFALDDPAAVKKGIEGVRVVVNLAGPYSRTAKPMVEACIATGAHYLDITGEIDVFEWVMSKRAEAERAGCVLISGVGFDVVPTDCLAKMLAEAMPDARELELAFSPFGSGGAGVSRGTLKTMLENIGRGARVRIDGEIRAVPFDWRTPRIRFAQGERSCVTLPWGDVSTAFHSTGIPNVCVYMAAPGSFARTMRILRPVIAPAPVHRALQWIVTRAMTGPDRAHREKSASGIWGRVTNAAGDTVEATLTCPEGYTLTAESTLAALDRVLAGGARPGAWTPSVAFGADFVRGLSNVWVSELRAGRR from the coding sequence GTGTTCGCCGACTGGCTGATCTACGGCGCGAACGGCTACACGACCGAGCTGGTGCTGGAACTCCTCGCGGCGCGGGGTTTGCATCCCATCCTCGCGGGGCGGCGCGAGGAGTCGATCCGTCCCATCGCCGAAAAGTTCGGGCTCGCGTATCGCCTGTTCGCGCTGGACGATCCGGCGGCGGTGAAAAAAGGCATCGAGGGCGTTCGCGTCGTCGTGAATTTGGCCGGACCGTATTCGCGCACCGCGAAGCCGATGGTGGAGGCATGCATCGCGACGGGCGCGCATTATCTCGACATCACCGGCGAGATCGACGTCTTCGAGTGGGTGATGTCGAAGCGCGCCGAAGCCGAGCGCGCGGGGTGCGTGCTCATCTCCGGCGTCGGGTTCGACGTGGTGCCCACCGATTGCCTGGCGAAGATGCTCGCCGAAGCCATGCCCGACGCGCGCGAACTGGAACTCGCGTTTTCGCCGTTCGGGTCGGGCGGAGCCGGCGTCAGCCGGGGCACGCTCAAGACGATGCTCGAAAACATCGGTCGCGGCGCGCGCGTGCGCATCGACGGCGAGATCCGCGCGGTGCCCTTCGACTGGCGAACGCCGCGCATTCGCTTCGCGCAGGGCGAACGCTCGTGCGTGACGCTGCCCTGGGGCGACGTCTCCACCGCGTTTCACTCCACCGGCATCCCGAACGTCTGCGTGTACATGGCCGCACCGGGTTCTTTCGCGCGGACCATGCGGATCCTGCGTCCGGTGATCGCGCCCGCGCCCGTGCACCGCGCGCTGCAATGGATCGTGACGCGCGCGATGACGGGCCCGGATCGCGCGCATCGCGAGAAATCGGCCTCGGGCATCTGGGGCCGCGTGACCAACGCGGCGGGTGACACCGTCGAGGCGACGCTCACGTGCCCCGAGGGTTACACGCTCACCGCCGAGAGCACGCTGGCGGCGCTGGATCGCGTGCTCGCGGGCGGGGCGCGCCCCGGCGCGTGGACGCCGTCGGTCGCGTTCGGCGCGGATTTCGTGCGCGGTCTTTCGAACGTGTGGGTGTCCGAGCTCCGCGCGGGACGGCGATAG
- a CDS encoding DUF502 domain-containing protein, whose protein sequence is MTIRDSAKKQVAEFGQAVRKDFRSLFLTGLLVIIPLWVTYLTIRFLIGIADDAVLILPPGLRPENLLGFHIPGSGLVVAILIILVAGFVARNVLGKKLVKWGEDVIARIPLVRSVYSAIKKFTYTILGNNQNFQRAVIIEYPRTGAWTIGFVTNRAEKSQLSADFPEDMLAVFVTTTPNPTSGWVVFVPERDCIPLEMTVEEAFKIVVSGGVVMPEKVEPRGETPSET, encoded by the coding sequence ATGACCATTCGGGATTCCGCGAAAAAACAGGTGGCCGAGTTCGGTCAGGCCGTACGCAAGGACTTTCGCAGCCTCTTCCTCACCGGGCTGCTCGTCATCATCCCCCTCTGGGTCACGTACCTGACGATCCGGTTCCTCATCGGGATCGCGGACGACGCCGTGTTGATCCTGCCTCCCGGGCTGCGTCCCGAAAATCTGCTCGGATTTCACATCCCCGGCTCGGGCCTCGTCGTCGCGATCCTCATCATCCTCGTCGCCGGGTTCGTCGCCCGTAACGTGCTGGGAAAAAAGCTGGTGAAGTGGGGCGAGGATGTGATCGCGAGAATCCCGCTGGTGCGCAGCGTGTATTCCGCCATCAAGAAATTCACGTACACGATTCTCGGGAACAACCAGAATTTTCAGCGAGCCGTCATCATCGAGTATCCCCGCACGGGCGCGTGGACGATCGGCTTTGTCACAAACCGCGCCGAAAAGAGTCAGCTCTCCGCGGATTTTCCTGAGGACATGCTTGCGGTCTTCGTGACGACGACGCCGAACCCGACATCGGGGTGGGTGGTTTTTGTTCCCGAGCGCGACTGCATTCCGCTCGAAATGACCGTCGAAGAGGCGTTCAAGATCGTCGTGTCCGGCGGCGTCGTGATGCCGGAGAAGGTTGAACCGCGCGGGGAAACCCCGTCAGAAACGTAA